A genomic window from Pseudomonas leptonychotis includes:
- the gspI gene encoding type II secretion system minor pseudopilin GspI, translating into MKRSAGFTLLEVLVALAIFAMVAASVLTATARSLQTAARLEDKTLAMWIADNRLTELQLAPSPVADGHEQGELDFAGRRWQWQSEVQATSEPDMRRVTLWVALSEPGRLAGDVRERAVVSLNGFLGVMQ; encoded by the coding sequence ATGAAGCGCAGCGCTGGCTTCACGCTGTTGGAGGTTTTGGTGGCTTTGGCGATTTTCGCCATGGTCGCCGCCAGTGTGTTGACCGCCACCGCGCGTAGCTTGCAAACCGCCGCCCGCTTAGAAGACAAAACCCTGGCAATGTGGATCGCCGATAACCGCCTGACTGAACTGCAACTGGCGCCGAGCCCCGTGGCTGATGGCCATGAGCAGGGCGAGCTGGACTTCGCCGGGCGACGATGGCAATGGCAGAGCGAAGTGCAAGCCACCAGTGAGCCTGATATGCGCCGCGTCACCCTCTGGGTCGCTCTTTCAGAGCCGGGGCGGTTGGCTGGAGATGTGCGTGAACGGGCAGTAGTGAGCTTGAATGGTTTTCTCGGGGTGATGCAATGA
- the gspK gene encoding type II secretion system minor pseudopilin GspK, which translates to MNRQRGMALITVLLVVAVVTVVSAGIIARQQLSIRSSANQLHVRQAWHYALGGETLAKAILQRDLREGDPRASVDHPGEAWAKARAPFTLDEGGALRVQITDLTARFNLNSLLRQGQPNEAAVAQFRRLLLGLQIEAPYAERLLDWLDADDQPSGGYGAEDNQYLLAQPAYRAGNRELKDVSELRLLLEMTEADYQRLSPFVSALPADATLNVNTASARVLASVADGLPLSTAQGLVAARGSEGYRDLPSFTAQLGGLQVQSQGLGVGSQYFQVLSEVTVGERRQVLRSTLQRASDGKVYVLARDLGQGGMPPVPVEEVDP; encoded by the coding sequence ATGAACCGGCAGCGCGGCATGGCGCTGATCACGGTGCTGTTAGTGGTGGCGGTGGTCACGGTAGTCAGCGCCGGGATTATCGCTCGTCAACAACTGTCGATTCGCAGCAGTGCCAATCAGCTGCATGTACGCCAGGCTTGGCATTACGCCCTAGGCGGCGAAACACTGGCTAAAGCCATTTTGCAGCGCGACTTGCGTGAGGGTGATCCACGTGCGTCGGTGGATCACCCGGGTGAGGCTTGGGCCAAAGCTCGTGCGCCCTTTACCCTGGATGAGGGCGGCGCCTTGCGGGTGCAGATCACCGATCTGACCGCACGTTTCAACCTCAACAGCCTGCTGCGCCAGGGCCAGCCCAACGAAGCGGCCGTGGCGCAATTTCGCCGTTTGTTGCTGGGGTTGCAGATCGAAGCACCCTACGCTGAACGCCTGCTCGATTGGCTGGATGCCGACGATCAGCCCAGCGGCGGTTACGGTGCCGAAGACAACCAATACCTGCTGGCCCAGCCGGCCTATCGTGCCGGTAACCGAGAGTTGAAAGACGTCTCCGAGCTGCGTCTGTTGCTGGAAATGACCGAAGCGGATTACCAGCGTCTGTCGCCCTTTGTCAGTGCTTTGCCGGCGGATGCCACGCTTAACGTCAACACCGCCAGCGCGCGGGTGCTGGCCAGCGTGGCCGACGGCCTGCCGCTTAGCACCGCCCAGGGGCTGGTCGCCGCGCGGGGCAGTGAGGGTTATCGTGACCTCCCCAGTTTTACCGCGCAGCTCGGCGGCCTGCAGGTGCAGAGCCAGGGTTTGGGTGTTGGTAGTCAGTATTTTCAGGTGCTCAGCGAAGTCACTGTCGGTGAGCGCCGTCAGGTTTTACGCAGTACCTTGCAGCGTGCCAGCGACGGCAAGGTGTATGTGCTAGCCCGTGATTTAGGGCAGGGCGGTATGCCGCCAGTGCCTGTTGAGGAAGTCGATCCATGA
- the gspJ gene encoding type II secretion system minor pseudopilin GspJ, producing MKAVRGFTLLELLIAIAIFALLGLGTYRMLDSVLQTDKVTRAHEMQLRELVRAMAAFERDLLQVQARATRDAFGDPRAALLGEALDSPSIELTRNGWRNPLGQPRSSLQRVRWQLSGEQWQRQYWTVLDQAQDSELQVQQALDGVTRLQLRYRDQEGAWHDSWPPAEKNPADALLALPQAVELIIEHRRYGELRRLLRLPEGVPERLQQAPEQNPEDPSDPGDDTAQEPRS from the coding sequence ATGAAAGCCGTGCGCGGTTTTACTCTGCTTGAACTGCTGATTGCCATCGCTATTTTTGCCCTGCTGGGTCTGGGTACTTACCGCATGCTCGACAGCGTGCTGCAGACCGATAAGGTCACCCGCGCTCACGAAATGCAGTTGCGCGAGCTGGTGCGCGCCATGGCGGCTTTTGAACGTGACCTGTTGCAAGTGCAGGCACGCGCCACGCGTGATGCGTTTGGTGATCCGCGTGCGGCTTTGCTCGGTGAGGCACTGGACAGTCCCAGCATAGAATTGACCCGCAATGGCTGGCGCAATCCTTTGGGGCAGCCGCGCTCTAGCCTGCAGCGGGTGCGCTGGCAACTCAGTGGCGAGCAATGGCAGCGCCAATACTGGACAGTGCTGGATCAGGCCCAGGACAGTGAGCTGCAAGTGCAACAGGCGTTGGATGGGGTGACGCGGCTGCAGCTGCGTTACCGTGATCAGGAAGGGGCCTGGCATGACAGCTGGCCGCCAGCCGAAAAGAATCCGGCCGATGCGTTGCTCGCTTTGCCGCAAGCCGTCGAACTGATTATTGAACATCGCCGTTACGGTGAACTGCGTCGCCTACTGCGCCTACCCGAAGGCGTGCCTGAGCGTTTGCAACAAGCCCCTGAACAGAATCCTGAAGACCCCAGTGATCCGGGTGATGACACTGCCCAGGAGCCTCGCTCATGA